Proteins from one Chroococcidiopsis sp. CCMEE 29 genomic window:
- a CDS encoding HlyD family efflux transporter periplasmic adaptor subunit: MLNTPNPDQIHLVQGDEFLPSISPWTTIGGMFLVGTFSAAVALTTVLKYSVTVKVPATIRPAGELRIVQAATEGIVKSIEVEENQVLTKGDAIAYIDDSQLLTKKSQLQGNIQQNQLQLAQIAAQMDALEAQRLAETSLINRTIASAQADLSRNQRVYQDQQIITQAEVKEVEAGLELAREEMKRYQQLANTGAIAELQVKEKEQAFIAAQARLAKSKATLNPSDASVAIATERIAQERARGEATLATLNKERENLQSTQIEIQNQLNRDVKELQQIGMELSKTFILASESGTILKLELRNAGQVVQPGEAVAYIAPQNAPLLIKSRVEAQDIDKVKPGQKVQMQVSACPYPDYGTLKGTVTTVAPDALPAASNQAEASAARAAYEVTIQPQNRFVGSEAHQCRLQSGMEGTADIITREETVLKFILRKARLLTDL; this comes from the coding sequence ATGCTGAATACCCCCAATCCAGACCAGATCCATCTCGTTCAAGGCGACGAGTTTCTCCCCTCTATCAGCCCATGGACAACAATAGGAGGGATGTTTCTGGTTGGCACTTTTAGCGCAGCAGTTGCTCTCACAACCGTTCTCAAGTACAGCGTCACAGTCAAAGTACCTGCGACTATTCGTCCTGCCGGAGAATTGCGAATCGTTCAGGCAGCAACTGAGGGAATCGTCAAAAGCATTGAAGTGGAAGAGAATCAGGTTCTTACAAAGGGAGATGCGATCGCCTACATTGACGATTCTCAACTCCTGACAAAAAAGAGCCAACTACAAGGGAATATCCAGCAGAACCAACTGCAGCTGGCTCAAATTGCTGCTCAGATGGACGCCCTTGAGGCTCAGCGCTTAGCTGAAACCAGCTTGATTAACCGCACCATTGCCTCTGCTCAAGCTGACCTCAGTCGCAACCAACGGGTCTATCAAGACCAGCAAATTATAACTCAGGCAGAAGTAAAAGAAGTAGAAGCTGGCTTGGAGTTAGCAAGGGAGGAGATGAAGCGATATCAGCAGTTAGCTAACACCGGTGCCATTGCTGAGCTGCAAGTCAAGGAGAAAGAACAAGCATTCATTGCAGCTCAAGCCAGGCTGGCAAAGTCAAAAGCCACCCTCAATCCCAGTGATGCATCGGTGGCAATAGCGACGGAGCGGATTGCTCAAGAAAGGGCAAGGGGTGAGGCAACCCTAGCCACATTGAACAAAGAGCGAGAGAACCTGCAAAGCACGCAAATTGAAATTCAAAACCAACTCAACCGCGATGTGAAAGAACTCCAACAAATCGGGATGGAACTTAGCAAGACATTTATTCTTGCCTCAGAGTCAGGCACAATCCTCAAACTGGAACTGCGAAACGCAGGTCAGGTGGTACAACCAGGAGAGGCTGTTGCTTACATTGCTCCTCAAAACGCCCCTTTGCTGATCAAGTCCCGTGTAGAGGCTCAAGATATCGACAAGGTGAAACCGGGTCAAAAAGTCCAGATGCAAGTGTCTGCTTGTCCCTATCCGGACTACGGCACGCTCAAAGGCACTGTCACCACAGTTGCACCAGATGCCCTGCCAGCGGCAAGCAATCAGGCGGAAGCATCCGCCGCACGTGCCGCCTACGAGGTAACAATTCAGCCCCAAAACCGATTTGTGGGAAGTGAAGCTCACCAGTGTCGTCTGCAATCTGGGATGGAGGGTACAGCTGATATTATTACGCGCGAGGAGACAGTACTTAAATTCATTCTCCGAAAGGCAAGGTTACTTACGGATCTATGA
- a CDS encoding peptidase domain-containing ABC transporter yields the protein MANLLKKGYQCVLQASEEDCGAACLAAISRHYGRTLSITRSREAVGTGQLGTTLLGLKRGSEVLGFNARSVKASKEVVDRIKELPLPAVIHWKGYHWVVLYGKRGRKYIIADPAAGIRYLNRQELTAAWNGIMLLLQPNPEQFFEQPQEDTGGGLGRFLRRVWPYRALLAQALLINIVLGLLSLASPLLIQILTDDVLVRGDVQLLTVVVSAVVVMTLFSSTLQLLQTTMIAHFAQRLQLGLVLEFGQKLLHLPLNYFESRRSGEIVSRLRDINEINQLVSQVVVRLPSQFFVAVVSFSFMVFYSWKLTLAVMLVAMIMTVSTLPFLPILQQKTRSLLVLGAENQGVLVETFKGALVMKTTTAAPQFWDEFQSRFGRLANLTFSTIQIGIMNGTFTHLISSIGGITLLGLGSLLVINKELTIGQVLAFNGMQGNVLGLFGSLIGLTDEYFRSQTAINRLVEVIDATPEAVGDAQKPFAQIPGGADICCTELNFHHAGRVDLLENFSVNLPGGRVIALIGQSGCGKSTLAKLIAGLYQPQSGNIRIGLYNLQDLSLDCLRQQVVLVPQEPHFWSRSILENFRLGNPYISFEQIVKACQIADADSFISQLPNKYQTVLGEFGANLSGGQRQRLAIARGIVNDPPVLILDEATAGLDPVSECQVLERLLASRQGKTTILITHRPSVMKRADWIVLLDKGKLKTQGTLSALSSVPGDHLKFLSA from the coding sequence ATGGCTAATCTGCTCAAAAAAGGTTATCAATGTGTCTTACAGGCGAGTGAGGAAGACTGTGGGGCAGCTTGTCTAGCTGCAATTTCCAGGCACTATGGTCGAACCTTGAGCATCACTCGCAGTCGGGAAGCAGTAGGGACTGGACAGCTAGGAACAACACTGCTAGGTCTCAAACGTGGCTCTGAGGTTCTGGGGTTCAATGCCCGGTCAGTTAAAGCCTCAAAGGAAGTAGTAGACAGAATCAAAGAATTACCCCTGCCAGCAGTCATTCATTGGAAAGGCTACCATTGGGTGGTTTTATACGGAAAGCGGGGCAGGAAGTACATCATTGCCGATCCAGCTGCGGGCATCCGTTATCTCAACAGACAGGAGTTAACGGCAGCTTGGAATGGAATCATGCTCTTGCTGCAGCCAAATCCAGAGCAGTTTTTTGAACAACCCCAAGAAGATACTGGGGGGGGCTTGGGACGCTTTTTAAGGCGTGTCTGGCCTTATCGGGCGCTGCTGGCTCAAGCTTTACTAATCAATATTGTCTTAGGCCTGCTCTCTCTAGCTAGCCCTTTGCTGATCCAAATTCTGACAGATGATGTACTGGTGCGGGGAGACGTTCAGTTACTCACGGTTGTGGTGAGTGCCGTTGTTGTGATGACCTTGTTTAGCAGTACCCTGCAACTGTTGCAAACTACAATGATTGCTCATTTTGCTCAACGGTTGCAGTTAGGGTTAGTCCTGGAATTTGGGCAAAAACTTCTCCACCTGCCCTTAAATTACTTTGAATCTCGTCGCAGCGGTGAAATCGTCAGCCGACTGCGAGATATCAATGAAATCAACCAGTTGGTTTCCCAGGTTGTTGTTCGTCTACCCAGTCAGTTTTTTGTTGCAGTGGTTTCTTTTAGCTTCATGGTGTTCTATAGCTGGAAGCTAACACTCGCGGTAATGCTGGTCGCGATGATCATGACCGTATCAACCCTGCCATTTTTGCCGATTCTACAGCAAAAGACTCGCAGCCTTTTAGTCTTGGGAGCGGAAAATCAAGGGGTGCTGGTTGAAACTTTCAAAGGCGCACTGGTGATGAAAACAACGACTGCTGCGCCCCAATTCTGGGACGAATTCCAGAGCCGGTTTGGTCGCCTCGCTAATCTCACCTTTAGCACAATCCAAATCGGCATTATGAACGGCACTTTCACACACCTTATTTCCAGCATCGGCGGCATCACTTTACTCGGGTTGGGTAGCCTACTGGTCATAAACAAAGAACTAACCATCGGTCAAGTGCTAGCGTTTAACGGCATGCAGGGTAATGTTCTGGGCTTATTTGGCTCGCTGATTGGCTTAACAGACGAATATTTTCGCTCTCAAACAGCAATCAATCGTCTCGTAGAAGTGATCGATGCTACACCGGAAGCGGTCGGAGATGCCCAAAAGCCGTTTGCTCAAATCCCTGGAGGTGCTGACATTTGTTGCACCGAACTCAACTTCCACCATGCTGGCAGAGTTGACTTACTAGAGAATTTTTCCGTCAATCTGCCTGGAGGGAGAGTCATCGCTCTAATTGGCCAGTCCGGTTGTGGTAAAAGCACGCTAGCTAAGCTGATCGCTGGCTTATATCAGCCGCAGTCTGGGAATATCCGCATTGGTCTTTATAACTTGCAAGACCTCTCCCTCGATTGCTTGCGACAGCAAGTAGTGCTTGTCCCCCAAGAACCTCACTTTTGGAGTCGCTCGATTCTGGAGAACTTCCGCTTAGGCAATCCCTACATCTCGTTTGAGCAGATCGTTAAAGCTTGCCAGATTGCCGATGCGGATAGCTTTATCAGTCAACTGCCGAATAAATATCAAACTGTGCTAGGGGAATTTGGGGCAAACCTTTCTGGTGGACAACGGCAACGACTAGCGATCGCCAGGGGAATCGTTAACGATCCACCAGTACTGATCTTGGATGAAGCGACCGCTGGACTCGATCCAGTCAGTGAATGCCAAGTGCTAGAGCGGCTGTTGGCATCCCGCCAAGGCAAAACCACAATTCTGATCACTCACCGTCCTAGCGTGATGAAACGAGCCGATTGGATCGTGCTACTGGATAAAGGTAAGTTGAAAACCCAAGGCACTCTATCTGCTTTGTCTTCTGTCCCCGGAGACCATTTAAAGTTTTTATCAGCTTGA
- a CDS encoding peptidylprolyl isomerase: MNHQCQTLDFFRLSTAPNEIASFLRKNMQLKEVCQKILYQKIIEQAAQEMGLTVTPEEIQAEAERRRKKHLEQAADTFAWLANQMSSIEDWEAGIRDRLLAQKVSQSLFGKEVEKFFTQNQADFDQVILYQIVVPYEKLAQQLFYQILEEEISFYEVAHLYDIDDSRRYHCGYEGKLYRWNLKPEIAAVVFGAGVGELVGPITTDQGVHLLTVEEFIPAELTSTRYQDILNRMFMQWLECELNYLLLTKC; this comes from the coding sequence ATGAACCACCAATGCCAAACCCTTGATTTTTTTAGGTTATCTACAGCTCCGAATGAAATAGCTAGCTTCCTGCGAAAGAACATGCAATTAAAGGAAGTATGTCAGAAGATTTTGTATCAAAAAATAATTGAGCAAGCTGCTCAGGAAATGGGTTTAACAGTCACTCCAGAAGAAATTCAGGCTGAGGCGGAGCGGCGGCGGAAAAAGCATCTAGAGCAGGCTGCTGATACATTTGCTTGGCTAGCTAACCAGATGAGCTCTATAGAAGATTGGGAGGCGGGAATTCGCGATCGCCTGCTAGCTCAAAAAGTATCTCAGTCTTTATTTGGTAAAGAGGTAGAAAAATTTTTTACTCAAAATCAAGCTGATTTTGACCAAGTAATACTTTATCAAATAGTTGTTCCCTACGAAAAGCTAGCTCAGCAACTCTTCTATCAAATTTTGGAAGAAGAAATTAGTTTTTATGAAGTAGCGCATCTTTATGACATTGATGATAGCCGCCGCTACCATTGCGGTTATGAAGGAAAGCTTTACCGCTGGAATTTAAAGCCAGAGATCGCAGCCGTTGTATTTGGTGCTGGAGTCGGAGAATTAGTTGGTCCGATTACCACCGACCAAGGAGTTCATCTTTTAACAGTTGAAGAGTTTATTCCAGCAGAACTGACTTCTACTAGGTATCAAGACATCTTAAATCGGATGTTTATGCAGTGGCTAGAATGTGAACTTAATTATTTGCTTCTTACGAAGTGCTAA
- a CDS encoding peptidase domain-containing ABC transporter has product MNPSLGVHSQNLSESTDNSSPYFEVILNFLKLILKDSSVALKFSKDFEISDFQLGDALAAYNNTPVLVNSVHYEQSQGNFYIVCQGRVRLLGFDHKQQREVSTLVLEAGETFGTENLFGNEPLLTRAIASSAVQVAQMPITKLETWLEQLPSLREFLHQQAMQRQCLTFFKTSTELRSLPSYQLQQLLPYFVETQVKSGQSLVEMASLNNGRFWLRHGQIQSQLGNSPPTVGQSWGYPQPIPSDWIARTDSLVYHLPREHWETAQAMLLPGVSAGSSANLGNRYKPKSATFKKHSPVVEQRENDRSQTQSEPQPNIDRAESKPIAFPQPASRCRRGFWHSLPFIEQQSSSDCGVACLAMIGQYWGKRFSLNTLRHLAGVDRAGTSLRGLAKAAETLGFHARPVRASFSRLESQTNPWIAHWEGNHYVVVYRVKGDKILIADPALNKRSLSRHQFLDSWTGYALLLDPTERLQAAQSEKISLSQFWGAALPYHSLIGQIISMSLLLQLFGLSTPLFTQIILDHVVVQKSFVTLNAFVLGLLLFGIWRIGLIAARQYLLDYFSNRFDLTLISGFINHTLLLPLKFFESRRVGDIITRVQENRKVQVFITRQAILAWLDALMAVVYIGLMFYYSWHLTLLVLALIPPIAILTLVATPWLRRVSREIFNEVVAQNSLLVEMLTGVATVKAAAAERDVRWRWEDRFTSALNAEFRGQKLANGLQATGGLINTLGSTALLWYGATLVIQDQLSIGQFVAFTMMFGSVINPILSVVNLWDELQEVLISVERLNDVFSSPLEASPGQQMLVLPQLRGEVRFENVTFRYSPEQGRNTLQNITFEVGVGQTIGIVGRSGSGKSTLVNLLQGLYHPDGGRILVDGHDIRHISLQSLRSQMGVVPQECFLFSATILENITLYRSDFALEQVIEVAKLAEAHAFIQALPLGYNTQVGERGMTLSSGQRQRIAIARALLGAPRVLVLDEATSALDAESERHLLQNLSHLARDRTTFIIAHRLSTVRHADCILVLDRGILVERGTHEQLMNHGKGLYYHLAQQLDL; this is encoded by the coding sequence ATGAATCCGAGCTTAGGAGTTCATAGTCAGAATTTGTCTGAAAGCACAGACAACAGTTCCCCCTACTTTGAGGTTATTCTTAACTTTTTAAAGTTGATTTTAAAAGATAGTAGCGTAGCCTTAAAGTTTAGTAAAGATTTTGAAATTAGTGATTTTCAACTGGGTGATGCGCTTGCAGCCTATAATAATACCCCTGTTTTAGTAAATTCTGTCCACTATGAACAAAGCCAAGGAAATTTTTACATCGTTTGCCAAGGCCGGGTACGATTGCTTGGCTTTGATCATAAACAACAGCGAGAAGTTTCAACTCTGGTGCTGGAGGCTGGTGAAACATTTGGCACAGAGAATTTATTCGGCAATGAACCGCTCCTAACCCGTGCGATCGCCTCTAGTGCCGTTCAAGTAGCACAGATGCCAATTACCAAACTTGAAACTTGGTTGGAGCAGCTGCCAAGTCTGCGAGAATTTTTGCATCAACAGGCAATGCAGCGACAATGTCTAACTTTCTTCAAAACTTCTACAGAACTGCGATCGCTTCCTAGTTATCAACTGCAACAACTATTACCTTATTTTGTAGAAACACAGGTAAAGAGCGGACAGTCGCTAGTAGAGATGGCTTCTCTTAATAATGGTCGCTTTTGGCTGCGTCATGGACAGATTCAAAGCCAATTGGGCAATTCACCTCCCACAGTAGGACAAAGTTGGGGATATCCTCAGCCAATTCCGAGCGATTGGATTGCTCGAACTGATTCGCTGGTTTACCACCTACCGAGAGAACATTGGGAAACAGCCCAAGCGATGTTGCTCCCAGGGGTGTCAGCAGGATCTTCAGCCAACTTGGGCAATAGATACAAACCAAAATCGGCAACTTTTAAAAAACACTCTCCAGTAGTTGAGCAGCGGGAAAATGACCGGAGTCAAACTCAGTCTGAACCACAGCCTAATATCGATCGAGCTGAGTCAAAACCAATTGCTTTTCCGCAACCAGCGAGCCGCTGTCGGCGAGGATTTTGGCATTCCCTCCCATTTATTGAGCAGCAAAGTTCTTCCGATTGTGGTGTAGCGTGTCTAGCAATGATCGGCCAGTACTGGGGAAAACGCTTTAGCCTTAACACCCTGCGGCATTTAGCTGGGGTAGATCGTGCCGGTACTTCACTCCGAGGTTTAGCCAAAGCTGCCGAAACTTTAGGATTTCACGCTCGACCAGTGCGGGCAAGTTTTAGCCGGTTGGAGTCGCAGACTAACCCCTGGATCGCTCACTGGGAAGGAAATCATTATGTAGTTGTCTACCGAGTTAAAGGGGACAAAATTCTGATTGCCGATCCAGCGTTGAACAAGCGATCGCTTTCTCGCCACCAGTTTCTCGATAGCTGGACTGGATACGCGCTGCTACTAGACCCCACTGAGCGCTTGCAAGCAGCTCAAAGCGAGAAAATTTCCTTAAGTCAATTTTGGGGTGCTGCTTTACCTTACCATTCCCTAATCGGGCAAATAATCTCGATGTCCTTGCTGCTCCAGCTTTTCGGTCTGAGTACCCCTCTGTTTACCCAGATTATTCTCGACCATGTAGTGGTGCAGAAAAGCTTTGTCACTCTGAATGCTTTTGTCCTGGGACTGCTGTTGTTTGGCATTTGGCGTATTGGCTTGATTGCTGCGCGTCAATACCTACTAGATTACTTTTCCAACCGCTTTGACCTGACTTTAATCAGTGGCTTTATCAACCACACTCTCTTGCTGCCGTTAAAGTTTTTTGAATCGCGCCGTGTGGGGGATATTATTACCCGCGTTCAGGAAAACCGGAAGGTACAGGTGTTTATTACTAGACAGGCAATCTTAGCCTGGTTAGATGCGTTGATGGCAGTCGTCTATATCGGTCTAATGTTCTACTACAGCTGGCATCTTACCCTACTGGTACTAGCTCTAATTCCGCCGATTGCGATCTTGACCTTGGTGGCAACTCCTTGGCTACGGCGGGTATCGAGAGAGATTTTTAATGAAGTAGTGGCGCAAAACTCCTTGCTGGTGGAAATGCTGACCGGTGTAGCTACAGTCAAAGCGGCTGCTGCTGAACGAGATGTTCGCTGGCGTTGGGAAGACCGCTTTACCAGTGCTCTCAACGCCGAATTTCGCGGTCAGAAACTGGCGAATGGCTTGCAAGCCACTGGTGGTTTAATCAATACCTTGGGTAGTACAGCTTTGCTATGGTATGGTGCGACGCTGGTAATTCAAGACCAGTTGAGCATCGGTCAGTTTGTGGCTTTCACCATGATGTTTGGCAGTGTAATTAACCCCATCCTATCAGTGGTGAATCTTTGGGATGAGCTGCAAGAAGTGCTGATCTCAGTGGAACGGCTAAACGATGTCTTTAGCTCGCCACTAGAAGCAAGTCCTGGACAACAGATGCTGGTTTTGCCCCAACTAAGGGGGGAGGTACGATTTGAAAATGTTACTTTTCGCTACAGTCCCGAGCAGGGGCGGAACACGTTGCAAAACATTACTTTCGAGGTAGGAGTAGGACAAACGATTGGTATTGTCGGTCGCAGTGGTTCTGGCAAGAGTACCCTGGTGAATCTGCTACAGGGACTGTATCATCCGGACGGAGGTCGCATCCTAGTTGATGGGCATGATATTCGGCATATTTCTCTCCAGTCTCTGCGGAGTCAAATGGGTGTAGTGCCACAAGAGTGTTTCTTGTTTTCCGCCACGATTCTGGAAAACATCACGCTCTATCGGTCTGATTTCGCTTTAGAGCAAGTAATTGAGGTTGCCAAACTTGCAGAAGCTCATGCTTTTATTCAAGCTTTACCTTTGGGATACAACACCCAAGTAGGGGAAAGGGGGATGACGCTTTCTAGTGGGCAACGGCAGCGGATTGCGATCGCTCGCGCTTTGTTAGGAGCACCCCGCGTTTTAGTGCTAGATGAGGCAACTAGTGCCCTCGATGCTGAGTCAGAACGGCACTTGCTACAAAATCTGAGCCACCTCGCCCGCGATCGCACGACTTTCATCATTGCTCATCGGCTGTCAACCGTGCGACATGCCGACTGTATCCTAGTGTTAGATCGGGGCATTTTGGTTGAGCGCGGCACTCACGAACAACTAATGAATCATGGAAAAGGTCTTTACTACCATCTAGCACAGCAGCTCGATCTTTGA
- a CDS encoding HlyD family efflux transporter periplasmic adaptor subunit: MPKSILLIPNASPAAPSSSTTDQYPTAAAQVAPGSNLVQAVTQTGIPVRHSVPCTTSEPVANNWSPSLQHLLDQPPANFPHQLLLGGMLFCFAFGVWTWLGKIEEISHVRGQLVPQAEVYKINPVESGKVARISVKKGDTIKAGQVLVELDTQIAASEIGRLQELLAAYQIELSQKQRLIDKAHLEANSRAAIAAADIQAQEAAIAAAKAKVATTRELLRYLEAAKVASQARLKSLQPLTAITQQRLKELQADVAAEQTRIAKLKPLVETGAIASVHLLTAEQALRDRTAAITQTELQADASTQETLFAAEQAVRDRALAISQHQGELQQGLAKVQRLQAELSQKQAEASTTQLGTKQLEVEITQLKANMVDTQNLLDIAKAKLKQRFIYAPVDGVVATLNIDNLGEIIQPGKTIAEIVPQDVPVILSASLPNQEASLIETGMSVQVKLDAYPNQSLVNLTGTVTSILPDTKDERYQVEVALNRNYMTANHQNIKFKVGQTATADIIIRNRRRIADVLFEPIKQLQASGINL; the protein is encoded by the coding sequence ATGCCAAAATCAATTTTACTGATACCTAACGCTTCACCCGCTGCTCCTAGTTCCAGCACGACAGATCAGTACCCTACTGCTGCTGCCCAGGTTGCCCCTGGCTCAAATTTAGTTCAAGCAGTGACACAGACAGGCATTCCGGTGCGACATAGCGTGCCTTGTACTACCTCTGAACCAGTAGCTAACAATTGGTCCCCCAGTTTGCAGCATCTGCTAGATCAACCACCAGCAAATTTTCCTCATCAGCTGCTATTGGGGGGGATGCTTTTTTGTTTCGCCTTTGGCGTGTGGACTTGGCTAGGGAAGATTGAAGAAATTAGTCATGTACGTGGGCAGCTAGTACCTCAAGCAGAAGTCTATAAAATTAACCCGGTGGAGTCAGGCAAGGTAGCTCGAATCAGCGTTAAAAAAGGTGATACTATCAAAGCTGGTCAGGTGCTGGTAGAACTAGATACTCAAATTGCTGCCAGTGAAATTGGGCGTTTGCAGGAACTCCTAGCAGCCTACCAAATTGAATTAAGCCAGAAGCAAAGGCTGATCGATAAAGCTCATCTGGAAGCTAATAGCCGTGCTGCGATCGCGGCAGCTGATATTCAAGCCCAGGAGGCGGCGATCGCGGCTGCTAAGGCAAAGGTAGCAACTACCAGAGAGTTGCTTAGATATTTAGAGGCAGCTAAGGTTGCTAGTCAAGCTCGGCTCAAAAGCCTACAACCGCTCACAGCTATAACCCAGCAGCGACTGAAGGAACTGCAAGCAGATGTTGCTGCTGAGCAAACCCGCATTGCTAAGCTTAAACCACTCGTAGAAACGGGCGCGATCGCCAGCGTTCATCTACTGACAGCCGAACAAGCATTGCGCGATCGCACGGCAGCAATTACCCAAACTGAATTGCAAGCAGATGCCAGCACCCAGGAAACACTATTTGCTGCTGAACAGGCAGTGCGCGATCGCGCCTTGGCAATTAGCCAACACCAGGGTGAATTACAACAAGGATTGGCAAAAGTTCAGCGACTCCAGGCAGAACTGTCTCAGAAGCAAGCAGAGGCTAGCACCACCCAGCTAGGAACCAAGCAGCTAGAAGTTGAAATTACTCAACTGAAAGCCAACATGGTTGATACGCAAAATTTACTCGACATTGCTAAGGCAAAGCTAAAACAGAGGTTTATCTATGCCCCCGTTGATGGCGTTGTTGCAACCCTTAACATTGATAACCTAGGCGAAATCATTCAGCCAGGAAAAACAATTGCCGAAATAGTTCCCCAGGATGTACCTGTAATTCTGTCGGCTAGCTTGCCTAACCAAGAAGCTAGCTTGATTGAGACAGGGATGTCGGTGCAAGTCAAATTAGACGCCTACCCGAATCAGAGTTTAGTTAACTTGACAGGCACTGTCACCTCTATCTTGCCTGATACTAAAGACGAGCGATATCAAGTAGAAGTGGCGTTAAATCGCAACTATATGACTGCGAATCATCAAAACATCAAGTTTAAGGTCGGTCAAACTGCCACTGCCGATATCATTATCCGCAACCGCCGTCGCATTGCCGATGTCCTGTTCGAGCCAATCAAGCAGCTGCAAGCAAGCGGCATCAATTTATAA
- a CDS encoding HetP family heterocyst commitment protein gives MTLQFPGSNSKLDKAMSPDQFDQVVEAILAGKYSWACVLILRFAGYNPLHYIPYRTYNRLLKENCQLGRASRQRTDSIKTENQSSKSNSDSPEAQRCLGSISDLDYLEVVREQQTQVKGGTFEQWLDDKAQAYSALKVVLLKII, from the coding sequence ATGACTTTGCAATTTCCTGGTTCTAATAGCAAACTTGATAAAGCAATGAGTCCTGATCAATTCGATCAGGTAGTCGAAGCCATCCTGGCGGGTAAATATTCTTGGGCTTGTGTTTTAATTCTGCGTTTTGCTGGCTACAATCCTCTACACTATATTCCCTATCGCACCTACAACCGATTGCTCAAAGAAAACTGCCAACTTGGCAGAGCTAGTAGACAGAGAACTGATAGTATAAAAACCGAAAATCAATCCTCTAAAAGTAATTCTGACAGCCCAGAGGCACAGAGGTGCTTAGGCAGCATTTCTGATCTTGATTATTTAGAGGTGGTTCGTGAGCAACAAACACAGGTAAAAGGTGGCACGTTTGAGCAATGGCTAGATGATAAAGCTCAAGCATACAGTGCGCTCAAAGTTGTGTTGTTGAAGATAATTTAG
- a CDS encoding CTB family bacteriocin, which translates to MSHELFIELSEEQQELVAGGGQLIELDQIAKTYLSLDQKKSSTAVVKNVNSGLGASTVGFAVINQYEEAKFKTGALEDVYLKFD; encoded by the coding sequence ATGTCTCACGAATTATTTATTGAGCTATCTGAAGAGCAACAAGAGCTGGTTGCTGGTGGTGGACAACTGATCGAACTAGATCAAATTGCTAAAACCTACTTAAGCCTCGATCAAAAGAAATCTAGTACAGCAGTCGTGAAAAATGTGAACTCTGGTTTGGGTGCCAGCACAGTAGGCTTCGCTGTCATCAACCAGTACGAAGAGGCTAAATTTAAGACTGGTGCTCTTGAAGATGTCTACTTGAAATTTGACTAA
- a CDS encoding CTB family bacteriocin, whose amino-acid sequence MSHELFVELSEEQQELVAGGGQLIELDQIAKTYLSLDQKKSNTAVIKNVKSDLSGSSVSFGVINQYEEAKFKTGALEDVYLKFD is encoded by the coding sequence ATGTCACACGAATTATTCGTTGAGCTATCTGAAGAGCAACAAGAGCTAGTTGCTGGTGGTGGACAACTGATCGAACTAGATCAAATTGCTAAAACCTACTTAAGCCTCGATCAAAAGAAATCTAATACAGCAGTCATAAAGAATGTCAAGTCTGATTTGAGTGGTAGCTCAGTAAGCTTCGGTGTCATTAACCAGTACGAAGAGGCTAAATTTAAGACTGGTGCTCTTGAAGATGTCTACTTAAAATTTGACTAA